The sequence CGCCCATGCGAGCATCACATGCTTGATCCGGGTGTAGGCCTCCAGGCCGTACAGGGAGAGGTCCTTGCCCTCGCCGGTCTCCTTGAAGCCGCCGTGCGGCATCTCCGCGGCCGTCGTGATGTGGGTGTTGACCCAGGCGACACCGAAGTCGAGCGCACTGGTGACGCGGATCGCGCGGCCCACGTCACGCGTCCACACACTGGACGCCAGGCCCTGGCGGACGCCGTTCGCAAGGTCGATCGCCGTCTGTTCGTCGGCGAAGCTCTGCACGGTCAGGACGGGGCCGAAGATCTCTTCCTGCACGATCTCGTCCGCCTGCTCGACTCCGGTGATGACGGTCGGCTCGAAGAAGAAGCCCGATCCGGCCTCCGCCTTGCCGCCGGCGGCTACGCGGGCGGTGCCGCTCCGGCGTTCGACGAGCCCCGTCACCCGCTGCAGCTGGGCCCGGCTGATCAGTGGGCTCCTGCCGTCCCGGGTGTTTCCCTGGTCCACGAGCGCGAACGACCGGGCGTGTTCGACCAGGGCATGCACGAGCCTGTCGTGTACGTCGGTGTGCGCCAGGACACGCGAGGGCGCGGTGCAGTCCTGGCCCGCGTTGTAGAAGGCGGACTCGGCGATCAGCTTCGCGCAGTGGGCCACGTCCGCGTCCTCGAAGACCAGGACAGGGCCGTTGCCGCCCAGTTCGAGGTGCGTGCGGCGCAGGTCGTGGGCGGCGGCGCGAGCCACCTCGCTTCCGGCGCGGGTCGAGCCGGTGATGGCGACCATGTCCGCGCGCGGGTGCCGGGCCACGAGCTTGCCCGTCTCCCGGTCTCCGCAGACGACGTTCACACAGCCCGGGGGGAGGTGGCGGCCGAGGATCTCGGCGAGGAGCAGCGCACTGGACGGGGTGGCCGCGTCCGGCTTGAAGACCACCGTGTTTCCGGCGGCGACGGCCGGAGCCAGCTTCCAGACCGCGGTCATCAGCGGGTAGTTCCAGGGGGCTATCGAGGCGATCACACCGACCGGTTCACGGCGCACC is a genomic window of Streptomyces sp. NBC_00414 containing:
- a CDS encoding aminobutyraldehyde dehydrogenase, which gives rise to MTDHVVNFINGARSAAPGRSPLTDPRTGQILGSAVISRAEEVDAAFDAAAAAFATWRRSTPGERQAALLAAAAEMEERADEFVAAECGETGKPTELFRSEELLPIIDQLRFFAGAARMLEGRAASEYVPGHTSMVRREPVGVIASIAPWNYPLMTAVWKLAPAVAAGNTVVFKPDAATPSSALLLAEILGRHLPPGCVNVVCGDRETGKLVARHPRADMVAITGSTRAGSEVARAAAHDLRRTHLELGGNGPVLVFEDADVAHCAKLIAESAFYNAGQDCTAPSRVLAHTDVHDRLVHALVEHARSFALVDQGNTRDGRSPLISRAQLQRVTGLVERRSGTARVAAGGKAEAGSGFFFEPTVITGVEQADEIVQEEIFGPVLTVQSFADEQTAIDLANGVRQGLASSVWTRDVGRAIRVTSALDFGVAWVNTHITTAAEMPHGGFKETGEGKDLSLYGLEAYTRIKHVMLAWA